In Mixophyes fleayi isolate aMixFle1 chromosome 3, aMixFle1.hap1, whole genome shotgun sequence, the genomic stretch CGATTGTTAGAAAGGTGCCagttttaattgtttttcataAACTGAGAGGGCTTAGCACGTTAATGTCCGCTGCAGAGAACTAAATGTGTTAAATATTGTGGAGTATAAATGCCCAGTAACTAGTCCGCTGTTCATTGACAGTGCTTATAATCCTTATGGCTTTTTTAGCATTTATCAGGCTCATGTGCAGCAATTTAGAGTACAGCGTACGTTGCTCCCTACAACTATAGAGGTAGATAGGGGGCATACAACGCAACTGATTTACAGCAAGCACATGCGCATGAATGTATGGCATGACCCCTGGAGAGGCGGTCTATTCACAGTAGGCGTATCTCCAGATATTCCTATAAGGAGGCTTTTCTTTTGCAGCTTGAGCCAGCTAATGATGATCATAATAAACAGCTTGTGTTATtactagtttaaaaaaataaacaaatgaattaAAAATGATCCCCCCAAAACATGAAACACTCAAAGCCCAGGCTGGTTACAGCTAAAGAGATACAAACAGAATAGGGTGCCCCCTGCAAAAACTGCAACCAACACCAGGCTATACCAGGGTGGGCTGGTTACATGAACACAAGGAGACCCTCAGCATAGAGTCCCTCTGTCACACTAGTAATCGTTCTCAGCCTGGTCACCACATGACTGTATTCCCCAGGAGAATCAGGCCTGTGAAAAAAAGGCAGGTCCCACGGGAAAACCAGCCCAGAGCACATAGCACTGTGACTCGTCCAAATCCACCTGGCGGGTGGAGCTGCAGTAACAAGTTAAAGTGTTATAAATATGGCAGGTGTCTCTTAATAAGGCTCTTAACTCCCAGACTTGCACTACTACAGCTTCAGCAAGGAAGGAAAAGTTCTCCTATATCCAATAGTGTCATTTTCTATTAAATATTTCTCAAGCACTCCAGGgatcattgtttaaaaaaagaaaaaaaaaacagtttggaACAAAAATGGAGTAAATATAAAAGCTAAATTTGCTGTGAGTCatgttctataaaaaaaaaaaatacacaagtttAAAATTATTTAAGTCATCTTCAGTTGAAAGTATGGTAGTAAGACAAAATGGGTGTGGTTTAAATGAACTCAGTTTGTAGAACTGTTGTACAATTTAAGTAAAAATAACAATACTCCGTAATGGAAGCATCTTTCACCATTCATAATTAGGTTTTGATGAAATAAAAGGCATCTTAAAAGGAGAAACAATATATAGAAATGTTTATTATACTGAAAAGTTTGGGGTTGTTTTGGAGAAATGTTCtgctttgatttttatttttcaaaaaagtaACTACTCtttcttatgtatttatttttgtagaattttactTCCATCACAATGATTTTATCTAATGCCATATTAAACAGATTTTATCAAATATGCCAtaatttatacaaaaaaataaaatcactgacTATTAGTGCTGTATTAACACAAAACCTCATAGGGATAAGCAATCTTCAAAGCATACTAGAAGCGTAATATAGTGCATTACGTCAGATCTTTATGGAATGGATAGAACAGTATTAAATGCAAGAAGAATTCCGTCACCTAACTGGGACCACACTCACCTCTTTGTCAATCCACTTACAGGCATTAGCATGAGATTGTGTGTATCAGAATAACAGGGAATGTGCACTCTTATTCACCCAATGGCATACCACACTATCTGATTTCTTATGCACTTTTATAAGAAATATAATagagatatggggcctgattcattaaggatcttaacttaagaaacttcttatttaagtctcctggacaaaaccatattacaatgcaaggggtgcaaattagtattctgttttgcacataagttaaatactgactgttttttcatgtaacacacaaatacttgatagcttatttgtacactgaaatgtaaagttgatatttgtgttctacatgaaaaaacagtcagtatttaacttatgtgcaaaacagaaaactaatttgcaccccttgcattgtaacatggttttgtccaggagacttaaataagtagtttcttacgttaagatccttaatgaatcaggcccatgcttCCCATCAACCTATAGACTGACTGCTGTTCTCTGGGTTAATATCCTTGGATGgaccattttttcttttaatagtaCTCATATTTCACAAAAAAGATAAAAGAGATGCTCCACACAGTATATTATTCCTTTTAATTCGTTATATCCAAAAAATATTAACACTcattaatataaaacattcaTATAAAAAAGAGATACCCCCTAAGGGATTGCAAGTCTCTCACCAGGTCTGATGGTATAATATATGCCTTCAAAAAAAAGATGTTATTGTTTCTGGAAAATTGAAGTGCCACCTAGTCATAAGATGAGATTCTGATGCGTTCCCCGCTCCTTTCCACCGATGTTTTTCAACTTTAAGTCTTGGATGAAACTGGGCAAAATCATAGACTGAAAACTGTTTTCCAAAGGGACGGTGTGATATCGCCAACAAAGGTGACACATTTCTGTGTATGTGGATTCAAAACAAGCATGATGCCCAAGAATGATCAGATCAAAACTGTTTGGATCATTTTTGCACATGGCTGAGAATCCTATCAGCAGCTGGTGCATGTATGACTGCATGTTTTGGCAAAGTTGGAAATGTACCCAGTTGGTCAGCGCTGGTGTCTATTGGTATACCAGTAACAAGCAATTACTTTCACTCCACAACAGACACTGACTACCATTTACACACCAGTAGGTCCCACCGCAAGTTCTTCTACATTAAGCAAACACTGATGTTATTTCTCTTTGATAGAGGAGAATTATTACCCTCGACTGATCTGATCATCCCCAGCGACACAAGACAAATGCATATGGCCTCACACTTTGGTTCCTCAGTTCCTGCTCATACAAGTGTCATGTCCAACAGAGCTTTCTCAAGCCCAGGTAATGTTAGTGACGTTATAGATAAAGATACCAGTTCCTTGACGTATTATTagatactatacactactgaacattatttattattattattattattattattattattattattattattattattattctctgaTTGCCTTGAAATGGAATTATTCCCTTTTATCCTCAAAGCTCAAAGAAAAAAGATCCTCTTGACCAGTTTAATTAAATGTGTCCAACTACATGTACTGAAAAACTATTTTCTATATATTGAAGGTTACAACAACTTCCTACACACAGAGCCTTTGGATTTTGTGGCCAGGAGACAGGAACTGTTACAGAAACAAAATATGACAAGGTACATAATTGAACATTCTtcattagtaaaataaataaatacataaataaataacataatatattaGTGCAATCAGTCCAAGAAGACATATTCTTATACAAATATGTTAGGAAAATCTACCATTGCTTTTTTACCTCTCCCCAAGTAGGAGAACCACAAGGACGATACACCAGGAATGGGGAGGTCCCATATATGGACTTGCTGTGGTCCTAGCTGGAGAGAGGGGACTTTGAGAAAAGTCATGAAGGCCTGGAATTAGTTTTTCTTGCCACCATTAGTTTATATTTGCTAAGTTGAATTTTCTGACATTTAATAGCACAATTGTTTGAACAAAGGTTTGTGGTCTATGATAATAGATCTGACTTCAGATAAAGTATGATTGTTGTTGAGGAACTACTTGATGTATCTGATAATACAAACCTGATTTCATTCATATATTATTTTCAAATCTGTTAACAAGTACTTTTTATAATGTTACTATAAATATTGAACCTATACACACAGGAGAGAGTGGAAAGGATGATGATGTAAAAAAGGAGCATATTTGTACTTAGTAAGATGAATGGGAGCTGCTCTACCACTTTCTTGGCTGGCTACTTGGCAGAATCAGACTGCAATAGATGCCAATGAAATAGTGTCTCTGGTGGTGAAATCCTCATGAAAAATGTGTACAATATTTCATTGGCATTTTACTAAAGCGAATCTCCAACATGGCAACACCTTCTTTTGCTCATCAAGGAGAACTTTACAAAGCACATAACCAGCATGTCGATAAAATGTCCTTCTTTCATGGTTTATATTAAATTGATTATTAATTGCTCCCCTCAGGATGGACATGGAAATGAATGCCATGTATCACCAGAGAGAGGTGGACAAGCACCAGAGGAAAGGCTATGTTGATATAGACTCACCATTTCTCTACCACACATTGCCATCTACCCCAGTAGCTGTTAGAGGTAGGCAGATGTGTCCAGAAGGCCAGATGTCCTCTGATTTGTTTGTCCACCGCAACGCCTTGGAGATCCTACATGGTAGCACAATTCTAAAGACTGCCAGCCCCTATGCGCCCATGAACAGCTTGCAAAGAGAAAGAGCCCGCAGACCCGGCAGAAGAGCTGGCAATCAAAAGGTTACAGAGAGCAACATATGTGTGCCCAAGGTCCAGGCAGAATCTAAATCTCATCCCTCCCCTATTGCTGCTGAGGAGGACAAAGAGGATAaaaaagaagaggagacagaGACATTTAGCAGATGTGACCAAGTGAAAGCAAATACAGAATCTGCAGTGGACAAGAGTGCTATGGAAATCCAAGACAGACAGGAGAAGACAATCCATCCCATTCCTACAGAGACAAACAGAGGCAGGACTGTCGCTGAGAAAGAACTTACCAATCCCGGGCCTGCATTTGAGGACAGATACATTTACCAATCTCCTGTTCATCTCTCAGCAAGTCCATATAGTTTTCCAGTAGCTATGACTCCATCACTCCATCAAGGTTTGCATTTATGTCTAGTgacttatttaattaaataaatgaaattattAGTTACACTGTTTTGTCTGCTCAACAATATTGCAAACTAGTATGACATGTATCAAAAATATTACCTTGCTAGTCCTGATTAGCCT encodes the following:
- the SAMD7 gene encoding sterile alpha motif domain-containing protein 7 translates to MSMISDQANLEAKHLYQLTGCMSAAELRQRQEMIMMRNQMMPVNPQVMVPNQQRMPVMPNQFEPRLLERGELLPSTDLIIPSDTRQMHMASHFGSSVPAHTSVMSNRAFSSPGYNNFLHTEPLDFVARRQELLQKQNMTRMDMEMNAMYHQREVDKHQRKGYVDIDSPFLYHTLPSTPVAVRGRQMCPEGQMSSDLFVHRNALEILHGSTILKTASPYAPMNSLQRERARRPGRRAGNQKVTESNICVPKVQAESKSHPSPIAAEEDKEDKKEEETETFSRCDQVKANTESAVDKSAMEIQDRQEKTIHPIPTETNRGRTVAEKELTNPGPAFEDRYIYQSPVHLSASPYSFPVAMTPSLHQGTHSLFLNREDNPTVQDIHKWSSQDVYNFVSSLPGCFSSAQVFKDHDIDGLTLPLLTEDHLLDTMGLKLGPALKIRSQICCCLGNIFHMTSLSLPGSVSSTAPVPSDQPSEVMSPVTCNNSSNTAPSPGAQDSDTIKAADFLTSENKENPCDLSLAQTDFQINMLKS